The Lentzea guizhouensis genome contains a region encoding:
- a CDS encoding alpha/beta fold hydrolase — protein MTAMIPSSAGRVHVTASGRVDLPVVVLSSGLGGAWFDWDRTVRLLEPLARVVVFDRPGLGMSGPARRGPSLAREVAVLDAVLRGIPQAILVGHSMASMHVEAYARLRPQRVLGVVLLDPDTEMPGAGAPFDVSAVVAQALRAFGSRWLGARITRRYGHWLRNWLTELSTLGRTDPAPRDLVELVYRRPGVGRATLAELASYPGQVATLERLRTRRALPEVPFLVLTAGRKIWPEHRSLAALVPWGRNVPVPGSRHMVQMDRPDAVVMAVRDVIRALPDR, from the coding sequence ATGACGGCCATGATCCCCTCTAGCGCCGGACGGGTGCACGTCACCGCGTCCGGGCGTGTTGACCTGCCCGTCGTGGTCCTCAGCTCGGGGCTGGGAGGGGCCTGGTTCGACTGGGACCGGACCGTGCGGCTGCTCGAACCGCTCGCCAGGGTGGTCGTGTTCGACCGGCCCGGCCTCGGGATGAGCGGTCCGGCGCGGCGCGGGCCGTCGCTGGCACGGGAGGTGGCGGTGCTCGACGCGGTGCTGCGCGGCATCCCGCAGGCGATCCTGGTCGGGCACTCGATGGCGTCGATGCACGTCGAGGCCTATGCGCGGCTGCGGCCGCAGCGCGTTCTCGGTGTCGTGCTGCTCGACCCGGACACGGAGATGCCGGGAGCGGGAGCGCCGTTCGACGTGTCGGCGGTGGTGGCGCAGGCCTTGCGCGCGTTCGGCAGCCGTTGGCTCGGTGCGCGCATCACGCGGCGGTACGGGCACTGGTTGCGCAACTGGCTGACCGAGCTGTCCACCCTCGGCCGGACCGACCCGGCACCCCGTGACCTGGTCGAACTGGTCTACCGGCGGCCCGGGGTGGGGCGGGCGACGCTGGCCGAGCTCGCGTCCTACCCCGGTCAGGTGGCGACGCTGGAACGGCTGCGGACGCGCCGCGCGTTGCCCGAAGTGCCGTTCCTGGTGCTCACGGCCGGTCGGAAGATATGGCCGGAACACCGGTCGTTGGCCGCCCTCGTGCCGTGGGGGCGCAACGTGCCGGTGCCCGGTAGTAGACACATGGTCCAGATGGACCGCCCGGACGCCGTGGTGATGGCCGTCCGGGACGTGATCAGGGCTCTACCCGACCGCTGA
- a CDS encoding VOC family protein, with protein sequence MAARITELVLDCTDPERLAAFWAEVLGYDVLDRDDVSVEIGPPDRRTTLLFLRNPDRKLQKLRLHIDIRATDREQDEELARLLELGATRVDIGQGEDASWYTLADPEGNEFCLLSGRVEP encoded by the coding sequence GTGGCAGCACGAATCACAGAACTGGTCCTCGACTGCACCGATCCGGAACGACTCGCGGCCTTCTGGGCCGAGGTTCTGGGCTACGACGTGCTCGACCGCGACGACGTGTCGGTGGAGATCGGACCGCCCGACCGGCGCACGACGCTGCTGTTCCTGCGCAACCCCGACCGCAAGCTGCAGAAGCTGCGCCTGCACATCGACATCAGGGCGACCGACCGCGAGCAGGACGAGGAGCTGGCCCGGCTGCTGGAGCTCGGTGCCACCCGCGTCGACATCGGGCAGGGCGAGGACGCGAGCTGGTACACCCTCGCCGACCCCGAGGGCAACGAGTTCTGCCTGCTCAGCGGTCGGGTAGAGCCCTGA
- the panB gene encoding 3-methyl-2-oxobutanoate hydroxymethyltransferase yields MTNAEVSAPYGSGAAQNAPVKTPAKRVRVHHLREMKDRGEPWPMLTAYDTFTAQIFDEAGIPVLLVGDSASNTVFGNDTSLPVTVDELVPLVRAVTRSVKRSLVVADLPFGSYQVSVEQAVATAVRFMKEGQAHAVKLEGGAYFAPHIRAITAAGIPVMAHIGFTPQSEHQLGGYRVQGRHENHDVVLHDAIAVQEAGAFAVVLEMVTAEVAKQITHDLVIPTVGIGAGPDTDAQVLVWQDMMGLNRGKAPRFVKRYADIGTIMLGAATEFANEVRGHQFPGPEHTFH; encoded by the coding sequence ATGACCAATGCCGAAGTTTCCGCGCCCTACGGCTCCGGAGCTGCCCAGAACGCTCCGGTGAAGACTCCCGCGAAGCGCGTTCGAGTCCACCACCTGCGTGAGATGAAGGACCGCGGCGAGCCGTGGCCCATGCTCACCGCGTACGACACGTTCACCGCCCAGATCTTCGACGAGGCCGGCATCCCCGTCCTGCTGGTCGGCGACTCCGCGTCGAACACGGTCTTCGGCAACGACACCTCGCTGCCCGTCACGGTGGACGAGCTGGTGCCGCTGGTGCGCGCGGTCACGCGTTCGGTCAAGCGTTCGCTCGTGGTCGCCGACCTGCCCTTCGGCTCCTACCAGGTGTCGGTCGAGCAGGCCGTGGCCACCGCGGTCCGGTTCATGAAGGAAGGCCAGGCGCACGCGGTCAAGCTGGAGGGTGGCGCCTACTTCGCGCCGCACATCCGCGCGATCACCGCCGCGGGCATCCCGGTCATGGCGCACATCGGCTTCACCCCGCAGTCCGAGCACCAGCTCGGCGGGTACCGGGTGCAGGGCCGCCACGAGAACCACGACGTGGTGCTGCACGACGCCATCGCGGTCCAGGAGGCCGGTGCGTTCGCGGTCGTGCTGGAGATGGTGACCGCCGAGGTCGCGAAGCAGATCACGCACGACCTGGTCATCCCCACCGTGGGCATCGGCGCCGGTCCGGACACCGACGCCCAGGTACTCGTCTGGCAGGACATGATGGGCCTGAACCGCGGCAAGGCACCCCGGTTCGTGAAGCGCTACGCCGACATCGGCACCATCATGCTGGGCGCGGCGACCGAGTTCGCAAACGAGGTGCGCGGGCACCAGTTCCCCGGCCCTGAGCACACCTTCCACTGA
- a CDS encoding glutathione S-transferase family protein gives MAQFTKETSTTGAFVRQPNRFTTRPEPEPGRYRLVVSLACPWAHRALVVRKFLQLEDAISLAVVDPIRDERGWRFQGTDPVLHMDFLEEAYKRADPGYEGRVTVPALVDTTTGEVVTNDYPQLTLDFSLRWRPESTLYPEDLREEIDGWIEPIFHNVNNGVYKAGFATSQEAYEEAYGNLFAELDRIEEHLATREYLVGEQLTEADIRLWTTLVRFDAVYHGHFKCNRNKLTEMPNLWAYAKRLYAQFGDTVDWDHIKRHYYVTHHQINPTGIVPAGPDPQVWTR, from the coding sequence ATGGCGCAGTTCACGAAGGAGACCTCCACCACGGGAGCGTTCGTGCGGCAGCCGAACCGCTTCACCACGCGACCCGAGCCGGAACCGGGGCGCTACCGGCTCGTCGTCAGCCTCGCGTGCCCGTGGGCCCACCGCGCGCTCGTCGTCCGCAAGTTCCTGCAGCTCGAAGACGCCATCTCGCTCGCCGTCGTCGACCCGATCCGCGACGAACGCGGCTGGCGCTTCCAGGGCACCGACCCGGTGCTGCACATGGACTTCCTCGAAGAGGCCTACAAGCGCGCCGACCCCGGCTACGAGGGCCGCGTGACCGTGCCCGCGCTGGTCGACACGACCACCGGCGAGGTCGTCACCAACGACTACCCGCAGCTCACGCTGGACTTCAGCCTCCGCTGGCGCCCGGAGAGCACCCTCTACCCCGAAGACCTGCGCGAGGAGATCGACGGCTGGATCGAGCCGATCTTCCACAACGTCAACAACGGCGTCTACAAGGCCGGTTTCGCCACGTCACAGGAGGCCTACGAGGAGGCGTACGGGAACCTGTTCGCCGAGCTGGACCGGATCGAGGAGCACCTGGCCACCCGCGAGTACCTGGTGGGTGAGCAGCTCACCGAGGCCGACATCCGGCTGTGGACCACGCTGGTCCGGTTCGACGCCGTCTACCACGGCCACTTCAAGTGCAACCGGAACAAGCTGACCGAGATGCCGAACCTGTGGGCGTACGCGAAACGCCTCTACGCGCAGTTCGGGGACACGGTCGACTGGGACCACATCAAGCGCCACTACTACGTGACGCACCACCAGATCAATCCGACCGGCATCGTGCCGGCGGGCCCAGACCCGCAGGTCTGGACCCGCTAG
- a CDS encoding RICIN domain-containing protein — translation MGKKIFAIAATAAAVTTLYSAPAHAEPIVQYQLSGTTRCLADTGLDIVLRTCGELTPNQRWIVPVSDSDWPHNNATGKCLGATTAGDVVGQACSTSATQRWRRVAATGTSFQFRNLATGKCLTAQVTLAACATGSARWVGLR, via the coding sequence ATGGGGAAGAAGATCTTCGCGATCGCGGCCACTGCCGCCGCCGTCACCACGTTGTACTCCGCGCCGGCGCACGCCGAGCCGATCGTCCAGTACCAACTCTCCGGGACCACCCGTTGTCTTGCTGACACGGGCCTCGACATCGTCCTGCGCACCTGCGGCGAACTGACGCCGAACCAGAGGTGGATCGTGCCGGTCAGCGACAGCGACTGGCCCCACAACAACGCCACCGGCAAGTGCCTGGGAGCGACCACCGCCGGTGACGTCGTCGGGCAGGCGTGCAGCACCAGCGCCACCCAGCGCTGGCGCCGCGTGGCCGCGACCGGCACGAGCTTCCAGTTCCGCAACCTCGCCACCGGCAAGTGCCTGACCGCCCAGGTCACCCTCGCGGCCTGCGCCACGGGGAGCGCCCGCTGGGTGGGCCTGCGCTGA
- a CDS encoding helical backbone metal receptor: protein MLPVDDLGEPVAVDQPQRVVSLVPSITEAVAVSVPAALAGATDYCTHPSDLDVARVGGSKYPDVDAVIRLRPDLVIANSEENRAEDVDRLRANGVKVWVTEAPATVPMALKSLRRLFAMAWDLEPGWLVQAEDLWRDTAPKRLTALIPVWRRPWVVVGRDTFATDVLRRLGVENVYAEHEERYPRPNLAELNAQRPDLVVLPDEPYVFTHDDGPESFPGLPYVLVNGRHLTWYGPSLVEARASLERALHYSQG from the coding sequence ATGCTGCCCGTCGACGACCTCGGTGAGCCGGTCGCGGTCGACCAGCCCCAGCGCGTGGTGAGCCTCGTGCCGTCCATCACCGAGGCCGTCGCGGTCAGCGTTCCCGCGGCACTGGCCGGTGCCACCGACTACTGCACCCATCCGTCCGATCTGGACGTCGCGAGAGTCGGTGGCTCGAAGTACCCGGACGTCGACGCGGTGATCCGGCTGCGGCCGGACCTCGTCATCGCGAACTCCGAGGAGAACCGCGCCGAGGACGTGGACCGGTTGCGCGCCAACGGTGTCAAGGTCTGGGTGACCGAGGCGCCCGCGACCGTGCCGATGGCGTTGAAGTCGCTGCGGCGGCTCTTCGCCATGGCCTGGGACCTCGAACCCGGCTGGCTCGTCCAGGCCGAGGACCTGTGGCGGGACACCGCACCGAAACGGCTCACCGCGCTGATCCCCGTCTGGCGACGGCCGTGGGTCGTGGTCGGGCGGGACACGTTCGCGACCGACGTGCTGCGCCGGCTCGGCGTCGAGAACGTCTACGCCGAACACGAGGAGCGTTACCCCCGGCCGAACCTGGCGGAGTTGAACGCGCAGCGGCCCGACCTGGTGGTGCTGCCCGACGAGCCGTACGTGTTCACGCACGACGACGGCCCGGAGAGCTTCCCCGGTCTGCCGTACGTGCTCGTCAACGGCCGTCATCTCACGTGGTACGGGCCCTCCCTCGTGGAGGCCAGGGCGAGCCTCGAACGGGCGCTGCACTACAGCCAGGGTTGA
- the npdG gene encoding NADPH-dependent F420 reductase, whose translation MTEIRDLTVGVLGGTGAQGKGLAIRWAKAGLKVVIGSRSAERAELAAKEIVEVAGGDVRGADNTDCAADSDVVLVAVPWDGHGDLLASLRDQLAGKIVIDCVNPLGFDKQGPFALPVAEGSAAQQAELLLPESRVTAAFHHVSAVLLADLSVSEVDMDVLVLGDDREATDTVRALAELVPGFRGVYGGRLRNAHQVEAFTANLIAVNRRYKTHAGLKITGV comes from the coding sequence GTGACAGAGATTCGTGACCTCACCGTCGGTGTCCTCGGTGGCACCGGTGCCCAGGGCAAGGGGCTCGCCATCCGCTGGGCCAAGGCCGGCCTGAAGGTGGTCATCGGCTCCCGCAGCGCCGAGCGGGCCGAGCTCGCCGCCAAGGAGATCGTCGAGGTCGCCGGTGGTGACGTCAGAGGTGCGGACAACACCGACTGCGCGGCCGACTCCGACGTCGTGCTCGTCGCGGTGCCGTGGGACGGGCACGGTGACCTGCTCGCGTCCCTGCGCGACCAGCTGGCCGGGAAGATCGTCATCGACTGCGTGAACCCGCTCGGGTTCGACAAGCAGGGGCCCTTCGCGTTGCCGGTGGCTGAGGGCAGCGCGGCGCAGCAGGCGGAGCTGCTGCTGCCGGAGTCGCGGGTGACGGCGGCGTTCCACCACGTGTCGGCGGTGCTGCTGGCCGACCTGAGCGTGTCCGAAGTGGACATGGACGTGCTGGTGCTCGGGGACGACCGCGAGGCGACCGACACCGTGCGTGCGCTGGCCGAGCTGGTGCCGGGCTTCCGCGGGGTCTACGGCGGGCGGTTGCGCAACGCCCACCAGGTCGAGGCCTTCACGGCGAACCTCATCGCGGTCAACCGCCGGTACAAGACGCACGCCGGTCTGAAGATCACGGGAGTCTGA
- a CDS encoding RNB domain-containing ribonuclease, which yields MASLVIRTGRADLSFDGIRTEFGLRAAFPPDALAEAEEAVSRPVGDRADLTSIPFVTIDPPGAKDLDQALHLERTASGFVVHYAIADLGLFVTPGGALDAEVRRRGQTMYLPDGNVPLHPTVLSEGAASLLPGVVRPAVVWTFTCSSEGVPTAVEVRRALVRSTAQFDYESVQKTFDAGDPHPSVAALAEFGPLRRALALERGAIELQLPEQEIESDGDGWKLVTRPRASVDSWNAEISLMTGMAAASIMLEARAGILRTLPDPDDAAVGSLRKSAAALGVPWPADLSPGAFLAGLDASTPEALALFTDATRLLRGAGYSAFNGSVPEVVTHAGVAAPYTHVTAPLRRLVDRFATEVCLAVSAGQELPSWLAEALPLLPSLMGASDSLASKVERASLDQVEAWVLTGRVGQEFEAVVMRSGDNEAEVFIASPPVLAKCAGSHLPEGERIHVRLTEADPATHRVRFTAV from the coding sequence GTGGCCTCCCTGGTGATCCGCACGGGTCGTGCTGACCTGTCCTTCGACGGCATCCGCACCGAGTTCGGCCTGCGCGCGGCGTTCCCGCCCGACGCGCTGGCAGAGGCGGAGGAGGCGGTCTCCCGTCCGGTGGGGGACCGTGCCGACCTCACGTCGATCCCGTTCGTGACGATCGACCCGCCGGGCGCGAAGGACCTGGACCAGGCGCTGCACCTGGAACGCACCGCCTCCGGGTTCGTCGTGCACTACGCGATCGCGGACCTCGGCCTCTTCGTGACGCCCGGTGGGGCGTTGGACGCGGAGGTCCGGCGACGCGGGCAGACCATGTACCTGCCCGACGGCAACGTGCCGCTGCACCCGACGGTGCTGTCGGAGGGGGCGGCGTCGTTGCTGCCCGGTGTGGTGCGGCCCGCGGTGGTGTGGACGTTCACGTGTTCGAGCGAAGGTGTGCCGACCGCAGTCGAGGTGCGGCGTGCTCTCGTCCGTTCGACCGCGCAGTTCGACTACGAGTCGGTGCAGAAGACGTTCGACGCCGGTGATCCGCACCCGTCGGTGGCGGCTCTGGCGGAGTTCGGGCCGTTGCGGCGGGCGCTGGCACTGGAGCGCGGGGCGATCGAGCTGCAGCTGCCCGAGCAGGAGATCGAGTCCGACGGGGACGGGTGGAAGCTGGTGACGCGGCCGCGGGCCTCCGTCGACTCCTGGAACGCCGAGATCTCGCTGATGACCGGCATGGCGGCGGCGTCGATCATGCTGGAGGCGCGGGCCGGGATCCTGCGGACGTTGCCGGATCCGGATGACGCGGCGGTGGGGTCGTTGCGGAAGTCGGCGGCGGCGTTGGGCGTGCCGTGGCCCGCCGACCTGTCGCCGGGGGCGTTCCTGGCCGGGCTGGACGCGTCGACACCGGAAGCGCTGGCGTTGTTCACGGACGCCACGAGGTTGTTGCGCGGGGCGGGGTACTCGGCGTTCAACGGGTCCGTGCCCGAGGTCGTGACGCATGCCGGCGTGGCGGCGCCGTACACGCACGTGACCGCACCGCTTCGGCGGCTGGTGGACCGGTTCGCCACGGAGGTCTGCCTGGCGGTGTCCGCGGGGCAGGAGCTGCCGTCGTGGCTGGCGGAGGCGTTGCCGCTGCTGCCGTCGCTGATGGGCGCGTCGGACTCGCTCGCGTCGAAGGTGGAGCGGGCGTCGCTCGACCAGGTCGAGGCGTGGGTGCTGACCGGGCGCGTCGGGCAGGAGTTCGAGGCCGTGGTGATGCGCTCCGGCGACAACGAGGCCGAGGTGTTCATCGCCTCCCCGCCGGTCCTCGCCAAGTGCGCCGGTTCCCACCTCCCCGAGGGCGAACGCATCCACGTCCGCCTCACCGAGGCCGACCCCGCCACCCACCGCGTCCGCTTCACCGCTGTCTGA
- a CDS encoding C40 family peptidase, with protein MRLMLVIGAVMVAIVTVVATSGVSQVVNNQTGAAGGAGVLRMSCNASIGPWDAGGGDKGRHDASRLNDEQRNIVAQIISIGQQRELPPLAWQIAIQAGMTESGLRPLNYGDRDSLGIFQMRPSMGWGTEAQVVDPVYAINKFYDVLLKVPDWENRRPGDSAQAVERSAFPDRYHNWEAMAAFLLSELGQIADPAGCGAGAGEFLVASNAAGVAIEFTKQQLGEPYLWGGNGPDAWDCSGILVKAFGAAGVKIPRVANDQYEKGGAHLPVRDAQPGDLIFWAYNTADPRSVHHVAMYLGGDEYIHAPQTGDVVKISKMNWNYHELMPMAVRPGV; from the coding sequence ATGCGCCTCATGTTGGTCATCGGCGCCGTCATGGTGGCCATCGTGACGGTGGTCGCGACCTCCGGTGTCTCCCAGGTGGTCAACAACCAGACCGGTGCCGCCGGTGGTGCCGGCGTGCTGCGGATGAGCTGCAACGCCTCGATCGGCCCGTGGGACGCGGGCGGCGGCGACAAGGGCCGCCACGACGCCTCGCGGCTCAACGACGAACAGCGCAACATCGTCGCCCAGATCATCTCCATCGGCCAGCAGCGCGAGCTGCCGCCGCTGGCGTGGCAGATCGCGATCCAGGCCGGCATGACCGAGTCGGGCCTGCGCCCGCTCAACTACGGCGACCGCGACTCGCTCGGCATCTTCCAGATGCGCCCGTCGATGGGCTGGGGCACCGAGGCCCAGGTGGTCGACCCGGTCTACGCGATCAACAAGTTCTACGACGTGCTGCTGAAGGTGCCGGACTGGGAGAACCGCAGGCCGGGCGACTCGGCGCAGGCGGTGGAACGCTCGGCGTTCCCGGACCGCTACCACAACTGGGAGGCCATGGCGGCGTTCCTGCTGAGCGAGCTCGGCCAGATCGCCGACCCGGCCGGCTGCGGCGCGGGCGCGGGCGAGTTCCTGGTGGCCTCGAACGCGGCGGGCGTCGCCATCGAGTTCACCAAGCAGCAGCTGGGCGAGCCGTACCTGTGGGGCGGCAACGGCCCGGACGCCTGGGACTGCTCCGGCATCCTGGTGAAGGCGTTCGGCGCGGCCGGGGTCAAGATCCCGCGGGTGGCGAACGACCAGTACGAGAAGGGCGGCGCCCACCTCCCGGTGCGCGACGCCCAGCCAGGTGACCTGATCTTCTGGGCCTACAACACGGCCGACCCCCGTTCGGTGCACCACGTGGCCATGTACCTCGGCGGCGACGAGTACATCCACGCACCACAAACGGGTGACGTCGTGAAGATCAGCAAGATGAACTGGAACTATCACGAGCTGATGCCAATGGCCGTCCGGCCGGGCGTGTAG
- a CDS encoding ATP-binding protein, translating into MFGRRRDRDRRSAQHIAQHAAADPRDHERAAYSKRGRRLPGEQAVPSYTPSISARSIDGHLLRTGQEVYAWYRLAPQRWSFRSDSQRQDLIAAIAGQYAELQGRWMHLRVTTRPYPIRMWAEAHVHNAVKRLPDTPGTLTFDDYMVGEQQQLMGRSMAEKEVYLGVQVQTRNMMDRAVERAAPVLRKVFPDAVDAELVALDSEVEHLDQVIGSAGLLGRPATAEEMSWLMHRSCSLGLPAPRNMPAVPGAAWEPEDLASFTDAADFHQEPYSPTVVVRGRTGSNAGVKRHVAVLTVGLMHGLQIPEVDDPWVQRADRLPAAVEWSARIYVRRPEEVSGELSRQMSKVRSQVRHYTDEHELDPPQSLARQAGRVLEIDDEMTSGFTALGTRVRSWWRLAVSGPTEREALRLAQQLLELYKPKIAIEHPEAQYAIAREFIPGEPLSNGAYLRRGSVLWAASAVPTATAEVGDRQGILLGETVTATRRPVAWDPWMAQELRDSSGLTAMVAGLGAGKSFLGGGIVYKTLRAGAHWTLLDPSGPLAALCELPELRPYARPINLLNAQPGILNPYRVVAEPMIDHFRGEEDDPERAWRREKALAAATRRRLVLDVLLGLLPFEVARLPQTRIVLLRAVRTVGGRFDAHPGLVFEALRRDASEHHEHAVVVADFLDEMRERMSLLIPEANADPYNEQRDDRLTVFTMAGLTLPKDGVGREHWTDAESLGVEMLNLAAWLTQRSIYDRPKDERKGVWIDEAFFLSEVPTGRVLMNRFARDSRKWNVRVLLSSQIPEDFLRIQGFVALLDSVFVGRLDDDKAQADALKLLKVPVGAGYEQVVASLGRRPGERTGTERDRAPRQFIFGDGAGGVERIRIDFSGPHLEHLRNSLDTTPDAKRGRDALPAGEEDQVPATQTTYVPDEIDDELAADLELGLTEDEAHLVGHGDGKSRHRDGAA; encoded by the coding sequence GTGTTCGGACGCCGGCGAGACCGTGACCGTCGCTCCGCCCAGCACATCGCCCAGCACGCGGCCGCGGACCCGCGCGACCACGAGCGGGCCGCCTACTCCAAGCGTGGCCGGCGCCTGCCCGGCGAGCAGGCCGTGCCCAGCTACACCCCGTCGATCAGCGCCCGCAGCATCGACGGGCACCTGCTGCGCACCGGCCAGGAGGTCTACGCCTGGTACCGGCTCGCGCCGCAGCGCTGGTCGTTCCGCAGCGACTCGCAGCGCCAGGACCTGATCGCCGCGATCGCCGGCCAGTACGCCGAGCTGCAGGGCCGCTGGATGCACCTGCGGGTCACCACGCGGCCGTACCCGATCCGCATGTGGGCCGAGGCGCACGTGCACAACGCCGTCAAGCGCCTGCCGGACACCCCCGGCACGCTGACGTTCGACGACTACATGGTCGGCGAGCAGCAGCAGCTCATGGGCCGCTCGATGGCGGAGAAAGAGGTCTACCTGGGCGTCCAGGTGCAGACCCGCAACATGATGGACCGCGCCGTCGAACGCGCGGCCCCCGTGCTGCGCAAGGTCTTCCCGGACGCCGTGGACGCCGAGCTGGTGGCGCTGGACTCCGAGGTCGAGCACCTCGACCAGGTCATCGGGTCCGCGGGCCTGCTGGGCCGGCCGGCGACGGCCGAGGAGATGTCCTGGCTGATGCACCGGTCGTGCTCGCTGGGACTGCCCGCGCCGCGCAACATGCCCGCCGTGCCCGGTGCCGCCTGGGAACCGGAGGACCTCGCGAGCTTCACCGACGCGGCGGACTTCCACCAGGAGCCCTACTCGCCGACGGTGGTCGTGCGCGGCCGCACCGGCTCGAACGCGGGCGTCAAGCGGCACGTCGCGGTGCTCACCGTCGGGCTGATGCACGGCCTGCAGATCCCCGAGGTCGACGACCCGTGGGTGCAGCGCGCCGACCGCCTGCCCGCCGCCGTCGAGTGGTCCGCCCGGATCTACGTGCGCCGCCCGGAGGAGGTGTCCGGCGAGCTCTCCCGGCAGATGAGCAAGGTGCGCTCGCAGGTCCGCCACTACACCGACGAGCACGAGCTGGACCCGCCGCAGTCGCTGGCCCGCCAGGCCGGTCGCGTGCTGGAGATCGACGACGAGATGACGTCGGGCTTCACCGCGCTCGGCACCCGCGTCAGGTCCTGGTGGCGGCTCGCGGTCTCCGGCCCGACCGAGCGCGAGGCGCTGCGGCTGGCTCAGCAGCTGCTGGAGCTCTACAAGCCGAAGATCGCCATCGAACACCCCGAGGCGCAGTACGCGATCGCCCGCGAGTTCATCCCCGGTGAGCCGTTGTCCAACGGCGCGTACCTGCGGCGCGGCAGCGTGTTGTGGGCGGCGTCCGCCGTTCCGACGGCCACGGCCGAGGTCGGTGACCGCCAGGGCATCCTGCTCGGCGAGACCGTCACGGCCACCCGCCGCCCGGTCGCCTGGGACCCGTGGATGGCCCAGGAGCTCCGCGACTCCTCCGGTCTGACGGCGATGGTCGCGGGTCTCGGTGCCGGCAAGTCGTTCCTCGGCGGCGGCATCGTCTACAAGACGCTGCGGGCCGGCGCGCACTGGACGCTGCTCGACCCGTCCGGTCCGCTCGCCGCGCTGTGCGAGCTGCCGGAGCTGCGCCCGTACGCCCGGCCGATCAACCTGCTCAACGCCCAGCCCGGCATCCTCAACCCGTACCGGGTGGTCGCCGAGCCGATGATCGACCACTTCCGCGGCGAGGAGGACGACCCGGAACGGGCCTGGCGCCGGGAGAAGGCACTGGCGGCGGCGACCCGTCGCCGGCTGGTGCTGGACGTGCTCCTCGGCCTGCTGCCGTTCGAGGTCGCCCGCCTGCCGCAGACGCGCATCGTGCTGCTGCGCGCCGTCCGCACGGTCGGTGGCCGCTTCGACGCCCACCCCGGTCTCGTCTTCGAGGCGCTGCGCCGGGACGCGTCCGAGCACCACGAGCACGCCGTCGTCGTCGCGGACTTCCTCGACGAGATGCGCGAGCGCATGTCGTTGCTGATCCCCGAGGCGAACGCCGACCCGTACAACGAGCAGCGCGACGACCGGCTCACCGTCTTCACCATGGCCGGTCTCACCCTGCCCAAGGACGGCGTCGGCCGCGAGCACTGGACCGACGCGGAGTCGCTCGGCGTCGAGATGCTGAACCTCGCCGCCTGGCTCACCCAGCGCTCGATCTACGACCGGCCGAAGGACGAGCGCAAGGGCGTCTGGATCGACGAGGCGTTCTTCCTCTCCGAGGTCCCGACCGGTCGCGTGCTGATGAACCGCTTCGCGCGTGACTCCCGCAAGTGGAACGTGCGTGTGCTGCTGTCGTCGCAGATCCCCGAGGACTTCCTGCGGATCCAGGGCTTCGTCGCCCTGCTCGACTCGGTCTTCGTCGGCCGGCTCGACGACGACAAGGCGCAGGCGGACGCGCTGAAGCTGCTGAAGGTGCCCGTCGGCGCCGGGTACGAGCAGGTCGTCGCCTCGCTCGGCCGCCGTCCCGGTGAGCGGACCGGCACCGAACGGGACCGCGCGCCGCGGCAGTTCATCTTCGGCGACGGTGCCGGTGGCGTGGAGCGGATCCGCATCGACTTCAGCGGCCCGCACCTGGAGCACCTGCGCAACTCGCTCGACACGACTCCGGACGCCAAGCGCGGCCGGGATGCTCTTCCTGCAGGCGAGGAGGACCAGGTGCCAGCGACGCAGACCACCTACGTGCCGGACGAGATCGACGACGAGCTCGCCGCCGACCTCGAGCTCGGATTGACCGAGGACGAGGCCCACCTCGTGGGCCACGGTGACGGGAAGAGCCGCCACCGGGACGGCGCCGCATGA